One genomic segment of Erysipelotrichaceae bacterium 66202529 includes these proteins:
- a CDS encoding uracil-DNA glycosylase — MVQIGNDWDELLKDEFQKEYYQKLRIFLAREYKTQTIYPDMYDIFNALRYTAYKDVKVVILGQDPYHGPGQAHGLCFSVKKGVNPPPSLVNIYKELHDDLGCSIPVHGELTKWTREGVLLLNTVLTVRRGQANSHRGKGWEILTDEIIRKLNERKEPIVFLLWGRNAKEKMELITNPAHLILSCAHPSPFSADYGFFGCRHFSKANAFLKEHGQQPIDWQIV; from the coding sequence ATGGTACAAATTGGAAATGACTGGGACGAGCTGTTAAAGGATGAATTTCAAAAGGAATATTATCAAAAGCTGCGTATTTTTCTGGCAAGAGAATATAAAACACAGACGATCTATCCGGATATGTATGATATCTTTAATGCACTTCGCTATACCGCTTATAAGGACGTGAAGGTTGTTATTTTGGGGCAGGATCCTTATCATGGACCGGGACAGGCTCACGGATTGTGCTTTTCTGTAAAAAAGGGTGTAAATCCGCCGCCTTCTCTGGTAAATATCTATAAGGAGCTTCATGATGATCTGGGCTGCTCTATTCCGGTACATGGGGAATTAACAAAGTGGACGAGGGAAGGTGTTCTGCTTCTTAATACCGTTTTAACTGTCCGCAGAGGACAGGCGAATTCACATCGCGGCAAGGGGTGGGAAATTTTAACGGATGAAATCATTCGTAAGCTAAATGAACGGAAAGAGCCGATTGTCTTTCTTCTGTGGGGTCGCAATGCAAAGGAAAAAATGGAGCTGATTACAAATCCGGCACATTTGATTCTAAGCTGTGCACATCCAAGCCCTTTCAGTGCAGATTATGGCTTCTTTGGCTGCCGTCATTTTTCAAAAGCAAACGCATTTCTCAAAGAGCATGGACAGCAGCCGATTGACTGGCAAATTGTCTAA
- a CDS encoding DUF2179 domain-containing protein — translation MKLQKIMYEYVYVIIGGFLFAIGLNLFIVPLGLYSGGVIGIAQIIRTILAQYAHMDFGQLDIAGMINFLMNVPLFILAYRSISRKFFVKTLLCVLTQTAAFTIVMIPSTPILDDVLAACLIGGLICGFGIGLALRSGGSGGGLDILGVYFTKKFSDFSVGRLSNIINVLVFGVCAILFNVTTAIYSIIYTACMYLVVDKTHYQNINMTAMIFTKEDEVQENIMKEMGRGVTYWKGAGAYTKTDTHILVTVISKYEVTQLKKIIYKIDPRAFVIFNEGMSISGNFEKRL, via the coding sequence ATGAAATTGCAAAAAATTATGTATGAATATGTGTATGTGATCATCGGCGGCTTTTTGTTTGCTATAGGCCTGAACCTGTTCATTGTCCCGCTGGGCTTGTACAGTGGCGGTGTCATCGGTATCGCACAGATTATCCGTACCATTCTGGCTCAGTATGCGCATATGGATTTCGGACAGCTGGACATTGCCGGTATGATCAATTTTCTAATGAACGTACCGCTGTTTATCCTGGCCTACCGCAGTATTTCCAGAAAGTTTTTCGTAAAGACGCTACTTTGTGTACTGACGCAGACAGCAGCCTTTACCATTGTTATGATACCCTCCACACCGATTCTTGACGATGTACTTGCGGCCTGTCTGATTGGAGGCTTGATCTGCGGCTTCGGCATCGGTCTGGCGCTGCGCAGCGGCGGAAGCGGCGGAGGTCTGGATATTCTGGGCGTATATTTTACAAAGAAATTCTCAGATTTCAGTGTCGGACGGTTGTCAAATATCATCAATGTCCTCGTGTTCGGTGTCTGTGCTATTCTGTTTAATGTGACAACGGCAATCTATTCCATTATTTATACGGCATGTATGTATCTGGTAGTGGATAAGACGCATTATCAGAATATCAATATGACGGCGATGATTTTTACCAAGGAGGATGAGGTACAGGAAAACATCATGAAGGAAATGGGACGCGGTGTCACCTACTGGAAGGGTGCCGGAGCATATACTAAGACGGATACGCATATTCTTGTGACAGTGATTTCCAAATATGAGGTAACACAGCTGAAAAAAATCATTTATAAGATCGATCCCAGAGCCTTTGTCATTTTTAATGAGGGTATGAGTATCAGTGGAAACTTTGAGAAGCGGTTATAA
- a CDS encoding AAA family ATPase: protein MRRLPIGIEDFKELIDKEYYYVDKTMFIKDVYNEKVVLYTRPRRFGKTLNMSRRCPLRRAVLFFFYQGKRKCVYI, encoded by the coding sequence ATGCGAAGATTACCAATTGGTATAGAAGACTTTAAGGAACTGATTGATAAGGAGTATTATTATGTAGATAAAACGATGTTTATCAAGGATGTATATAATGAGAAAGTCGTTTTATATACCCGTCCCCGCCGGTTCGGTAAAACCCTGAATATGAGTAGGCGGTGCCCGCTCAGGCGTGCTGTCTTATTTTTTTTCTATCAAGGAAAAAGAAAATGCGTATATATTTGA
- a CDS encoding 2-hydroxyglutaryl-CoA dehydratase: protein MTYKLGIDVGSTTLKALVLNDHDEIVYKSYERHKSKVREMSVSKLRELKELLQGQRISLAITGSAGLGIADDAGFPFVQEVFATAQAVRKYYPASDVVIELGGEDAKIIFLQGTLEERMNSTCAGGTGAFIDQMATLLDVDLETMDQLSLEHTTLYPIASRCGVFAKSDVQPLINQGCEKSNLAASIFQAVVDQSIAGLAQGRNIEGNVLFLGGPLHFLKGLQERFKETLQLSDAQANFPELAPYFVALGSAVYAANETTDFSYEELLERMERMAAKKVQTAGLPPLFENDQEYEEFKKRHTSAKVDRSDIHTYKGKAFLGIDAGSTTTKLVLIDEQCKILYESYANNLGNPVDVVQKELMKIYELMEDRIQIVHSAVTGYGEELMKHAFHLDIGVVETIAHYHAARHFNPQVDFIIDIGGQDMKCFRIRDHTIDDILLNEACSSGCGSFIETFARSMGYDIQEFAKMGLSGKHPVDLGTRCTVFMNSSVKQAQKNGASMEDISAGLCMSVVKNALYKVIRAKSPDDIGKQIVVQGGTFLNDTVLRSFELELGRNVIRPSISHLMGAYGAALIAKEKGAASSTILSKEDVKSFTHTSQAFNCALCTNHCNLTVNTFADGRKHIAGNKCERPVTGKVNRDKLPNLYDYKYEELIKLKGVPGIRGKIGIPLVLNMYDNLPFWHSFFTNLGYEVVLSDRSSKALYSLGQHTIPSDTICYPAKLVHGHIQSLINKGLKTIFYPCMTYNVNEEMGDNHFNCPVVAYYPEVIEGNMDVRDVNFLYPYVYLEDKNIFDQKMFEYFQSESMDIPFKDVQAASNHAYFAYQQFKDRVKEEGRNAVEFARRNHRNVVVLAGRPYHIDPQINHGIHRLMNDLGFVVISEDSIEKQPVLPSVHVLNQWTFHSRMYNAAQYVAHQEHMEMIQLVSFGCGIDAITTDEVKDILRDNGKLYTQIKIDEVDNLGAVKIRCRSLLAAMEEREG, encoded by the coding sequence ATGACATATAAACTGGGAATAGATGTAGGTTCAACAACCCTGAAGGCGCTTGTGCTAAACGATCACGATGAGATCGTATACAAGAGCTATGAACGCCATAAATCCAAAGTAAGGGAAATGAGTGTTTCCAAGCTGAGGGAGCTGAAGGAGCTTTTACAGGGACAAAGAATCTCGCTTGCCATTACCGGAAGCGCCGGTCTGGGCATCGCGGATGATGCAGGGTTTCCTTTCGTACAGGAGGTATTCGCAACAGCACAGGCTGTTCGTAAATACTATCCGGCTAGCGATGTCGTCATAGAGCTTGGCGGTGAGGATGCCAAAATCATCTTCCTGCAGGGAACATTGGAGGAACGGATGAATTCTACCTGTGCCGGAGGTACCGGAGCGTTTATTGACCAGATGGCTACCCTGCTGGATGTCGATCTGGAGACGATGGATCAGCTGTCACTGGAGCATACGACGCTGTATCCGATTGCATCACGCTGTGGTGTGTTTGCGAAAAGTGATGTACAGCCCCTGATCAATCAGGGATGTGAAAAATCAAACCTTGCGGCCAGTATCTTTCAGGCGGTAGTCGATCAGAGTATCGCCGGGCTGGCACAGGGAAGAAATATTGAAGGAAACGTCCTGTTTCTGGGAGGCCCCTTACATTTCTTAAAGGGACTGCAGGAGCGCTTTAAGGAAACGCTCCAGCTCAGTGATGCACAGGCCAATTTCCCTGAGCTTGCCCCTTATTTTGTCGCCCTGGGAAGCGCCGTTTATGCCGCAAACGAAACAACGGATTTCTCTTATGAGGAGCTGCTTGAAAGAATGGAGAGGATGGCTGCCAAAAAGGTACAGACGGCCGGACTCCCCCCGCTGTTTGAAAATGACCAGGAATATGAGGAATTTAAAAAGCGGCATACCAGCGCAAAGGTGGACCGCAGCGATATCCATACCTATAAAGGAAAGGCCTTTTTGGGAATTGATGCCGGAAGCACAACGACTAAGCTGGTACTGATTGACGAGCAGTGCAAAATCCTGTATGAAAGCTATGCGAACAATCTTGGAAATCCGGTGGATGTCGTACAAAAGGAGCTCATGAAAATTTATGAGCTGATGGAAGACCGCATCCAAATCGTTCACAGTGCCGTAACCGGCTATGGTGAGGAGCTGATGAAGCATGCCTTCCATCTGGATATCGGTGTTGTGGAAACGATTGCCCATTATCATGCGGCCCGTCATTTTAACCCGCAGGTGGACTTCATCATTGATATTGGTGGACAGGATATGAAATGCTTCCGTATCCGGGATCATACGATTGATGATATTTTGTTAAATGAAGCCTGCTCCAGCGGCTGCGGCAGCTTTATTGAAACGTTTGCCCGAAGCATGGGCTATGATATTCAGGAATTTGCTAAAATGGGGTTATCCGGAAAGCATCCGGTCGATCTGGGAACACGCTGTACGGTGTTCATGAATTCCAGTGTGAAGCAGGCACAGAAAAACGGTGCCAGCATGGAGGATATCTCTGCCGGCTTGTGCATGAGTGTCGTAAAAAATGCATTGTATAAGGTCATCCGTGCCAAGAGTCCGGATGATATCGGAAAACAGATCGTCGTACAGGGAGGAACCTTCCTAAACGATACTGTTTTGCGAAGCTTTGAGCTGGAATTGGGAAGGAATGTGATCCGCCCAAGTATCTCTCATTTAATGGGGGCATACGGCGCTGCACTGATCGCGAAGGAAAAGGGCGCAGCTTCATCCACGATTTTAAGCAAGGAGGATGTAAAAAGCTTTACGCACACATCCCAGGCCTTCAACTGTGCCCTGTGTACCAATCACTGCAACCTGACGGTAAACACCTTTGCGGATGGCAGAAAGCACATTGCAGGAAATAAATGCGAGCGTCCGGTAACTGGAAAGGTCAACCGGGATAAGCTGCCAAACCTGTATGATTATAAATATGAGGAGCTGATTAAGCTGAAGGGTGTACCCGGTATCCGTGGAAAAATCGGCATACCGCTTGTATTGAACATGTATGACAATCTTCCTTTCTGGCATTCCTTCTTTACCAATCTGGGCTATGAGGTTGTATTGAGTGACCGCTCCAGCAAGGCGCTGTATTCCTTAGGACAGCATACGATTCCAAGTGACACTATCTGTTATCCTGCAAAGCTGGTGCACGGTCACATCCAGTCCCTGATCAATAAGGGCTTGAAAACGATTTTCTATCCGTGTATGACCTACAACGTCAATGAGGAAATGGGAGATAATCACTTCAACTGTCCGGTCGTTGCCTATTATCCAGAGGTTATCGAGGGTAATATGGATGTCAGGGATGTGAATTTCCTATATCCGTATGTTTATCTGGAGGATAAGAATATCTTTGATCAGAAGATGTTTGAATATTTCCAATCCGAGAGCATGGATATACCGTTTAAGGATGTGCAGGCTGCCAGCAATCATGCTTACTTTGCCTATCAGCAGTTCAAAGACCGCGTTAAGGAAGAAGGGCGCAATGCTGTTGAATTTGCACGGCGCAATCATCGCAATGTCGTGGTGCTTGCCGGTCGTCCATATCATATTGATCCGCAGATCAATCATGGAATTCACCGGCTGATGAACGATTTAGGCTTTGTTGTCATCAGTGAGGACAGTATTGAAAAACAGCCTGTATTACCAAGTGTCCATGTACTAAATCAGTGGACGTTCCATTCCCGTATGTACAACGCCGCACAGTATGTGGCACATCAGGAGCATATGGAAATGATACAGCTCGTCAGCTTTGGCTGCGGCATTGACGCGATTACCACGGATGAGGTAAAGGATATCCTGCGGGATAACGGCAAGCTGTATACGCAGATCAAAATCGATGAGGTTGACAACCTCGGTGCAGTAAAGATTCGCTGCCGCTCCCTGCTGGCAGCCATGGAAGAAAGGGAGGGATAA
- a CDS encoding AAA family ATPase: MRIIKDHEIKSHQNRYPVIFISLKDMKDIAFANQLDAFKGIISEYIGNNSELLNSEKLDSVDLETLARYRKGNVSKAELKKSLRFISQCLKKHYNEKVILLLDEYDVPLQNAYLNGYYEETADFLGGIFSAALKTNDALEKGVLTGCLRIAKESIFTGLNNFKVDSIFDEVSSQRFGFTQSEIDPLLQAYHAEEYKAVIKEWYDGYQFGGCDVYNPWSVLMYMDRLLNSSRKEPESFWANTSGNEIIYRYVKEANPLMREEFDVLASGGIIEKPIKDDLTYREMDQINNVYSFLLYTGYLKVVSCVNEEEKRYRLMIPNKEIKRVYVSIFREWFDEQVKNNGATFVEALKQKDISGATELLNTVLFQSISYFDYDEKFYHGLLLGMMSEYQVVSNQESGLGRSDITLLPISRLSRGVLLELKVAKREEDLQKLAEQACKQIIDMKYIEGLERKGYEDIVGYGIAFYKKSCIIQYVKK; this comes from the coding sequence TTGCGTATTATAAAGGATCATGAAATAAAAAGCCATCAGAACCGCTATCCTGTCATTTTCATATCCTTAAAGGATATGAAGGATATCGCATTCGCAAATCAACTGGATGCTTTTAAAGGTATTATCAGCGAATACATTGGAAATAACAGCGAATTATTAAACAGCGAAAAGTTAGACAGTGTTGATCTGGAGACTTTGGCAAGATACAGAAAAGGTAATGTAAGCAAAGCAGAATTGAAAAAATCCCTTCGTTTTATTAGTCAATGCTTGAAAAAGCATTATAATGAAAAGGTCATACTTTTGCTGGATGAGTATGATGTACCTTTGCAAAATGCTTATCTAAATGGCTATTATGAAGAAACAGCAGATTTCCTTGGAGGTATTTTCAGTGCTGCATTGAAAACAAATGATGCATTGGAAAAAGGGGTATTAACCGGTTGTCTGAGAATTGCGAAGGAGTCAATTTTCACAGGACTGAATAATTTTAAAGTAGATTCCATCTTTGATGAAGTATCCAGTCAGAGGTTTGGGTTTACACAAAGTGAAATAGATCCATTGCTTCAGGCGTATCATGCTGAGGAATACAAGGCTGTAATAAAAGAATGGTACGACGGCTATCAGTTTGGCGGCTGTGATGTGTACAATCCCTGGAGTGTCCTGATGTATATGGATCGTTTGCTCAATTCCAGTAGAAAAGAGCCGGAATCCTTTTGGGCGAATACGAGCGGTAACGAAATCATTTATCGTTACGTAAAGGAGGCAAATCCTCTCATGCGGGAGGAATTTGATGTACTGGCATCCGGTGGTATAATTGAAAAGCCGATCAAGGATGATTTGACCTATCGTGAAATGGATCAGATCAACAATGTGTATAGCTTTCTCTTGTACACAGGATATTTAAAGGTCGTAAGCTGTGTGAATGAGGAAGAAAAAAGATACCGTCTGATGATACCTAACAAAGAGATTAAACGGGTGTATGTATCCATATTCAGGGAATGGTTTGACGAGCAGGTAAAAAATAACGGAGCCACCTTTGTGGAAGCGTTGAAGCAAAAGGATATATCAGGTGCAACTGAGCTGTTAAATACTGTTTTATTTCAAAGCATCAGTTATTTTGATTACGATGAGAAATTTTATCATGGCTTGTTGCTTGGAATGATGAGCGAATATCAGGTCGTATCCAATCAGGAGTCAGGGCTGGGAAGAAGCGATATTACACTGCTGCCAATCAGCAGATTATCCAGAGGGGTGCTGCTTGAATTAAAGGTCGCAAAGCGTGAAGAGGATTTACAAAAGCTGGCAGAGCAGGCGTGTAAGCAGATCATTGATATGAAATATATCGAAGGCCTAGAGCGAAAAGGTTATGAAGATATCGTTGGTTACGGTATTGCCTTTTATAAAAAATCATGCATCATTCAATACGTAAAGAAGTAA
- a CDS encoding TetR family transcriptional regulator, translating to MEETVNKRSRIQDAAIALFHEQGVEGTSVNEIVKRANVAKGTFYVYYKDKKELISQILTKQHGCLMNDILNRSYETAKAQHTCWKRTFIDELISYYIQHPKLLRTVQKNIASILDTKEHRNMVFTHIERMPDFLRLLQRENESEKKALNRFLMLMEIIGFVCYNAIFFEQPDSIEEILPELRETMFKMLERKE from the coding sequence GTGGAAGAAACCGTAAATAAACGATCACGCATTCAGGATGCCGCCATCGCTCTGTTTCATGAGCAGGGAGTGGAAGGAACCTCCGTCAATGAAATTGTCAAACGCGCAAATGTCGCAAAAGGGACGTTCTATGTATACTATAAGGATAAGAAGGAGCTGATATCTCAGATTCTCACCAAACAGCACGGCTGTCTCATGAACGATATTCTTAACCGCTCCTACGAAACAGCAAAAGCACAGCATACATGCTGGAAGCGCACCTTTATCGATGAGCTGATCTCCTATTATATCCAGCATCCGAAGCTGCTTCGTACGGTTCAGAAAAACATTGCTTCTATATTAGATACAAAGGAACATCGCAATATGGTCTTTACCCATATAGAACGCATGCCGGATTTTCTCAGGCTGCTGCAGCGCGAGAATGAATCGGAAAAGAAAGCACTGAATCGCTTTTTAATGCTGATGGAGATTATCGGTTTCGTCTGTTACAATGCAATCTTTTTTGAACAGCCGGATTCCATTGAGGAAATCCTTCCGGAATTGCGGGAAACGATGTTCAAAATGCTTGAGAGAAAGGAGTAA
- a CDS encoding 2-hydroxyglutaryl-CoA dehydratase produces the protein MSHVEFTKEMKKTHKILVPMMLPIHFQFLQNILCKEGYNVEILQTEGQQIIDEGLKNVHNDTCYPALLVIGQMIDALKSGKYDTDHIALAITQTGGGCRASNYIHLLRKALVQAGFEQVPVISVNFSQLEKNSGFKLTPKMLLRLLYAFLYADMLMWLKNQCKPYELEKGNTDALVTTWVETITAQFDSLSYMRLKHNYQEILHDFAALPRSSKPKIQVGIVGEIYMKYAPLGNNELEDFLIQEGCEPVVSGVLDFGLYCLENSLIDHEYYGRNKRSYRFIQMAVKLIQNMQKKAITAIQKQGIFRAPDSFQEVIESSEGIINRGTKMGEGWLLTSEMVSLIKSGVNNIVCCQPFGCLPNHIVAKGMTRKIKDKYPMANIVAVDYDPSATKVNQENRLKLMLSNARLSERFAKEDAASAASEPQRSLASSRSYN, from the coding sequence ATGTCTCATGTAGAGTTTACAAAGGAAATGAAGAAAACACATAAAATTCTTGTTCCGATGATGCTGCCGATTCATTTCCAGTTTCTGCAAAACATTCTTTGTAAAGAGGGATACAATGTGGAAATCCTGCAAACAGAGGGTCAGCAGATTATTGATGAAGGCTTGAAGAATGTGCATAATGATACCTGTTATCCGGCCCTGCTTGTCATTGGTCAAATGATTGATGCATTAAAGAGTGGAAAATACGATACGGATCATATCGCTCTGGCGATCACACAGACAGGAGGCGGATGCCGTGCTTCCAATTACATCCACCTGCTGCGCAAGGCGCTGGTACAGGCCGGCTTTGAGCAGGTACCAGTGATTTCCGTCAACTTTTCGCAATTAGAGAAGAACAGCGGATTCAAGCTGACGCCTAAGATGCTGCTGAGATTATTATATGCATTTTTATATGCAGATATGCTGATGTGGCTCAAAAACCAGTGCAAACCGTATGAGCTGGAAAAGGGCAATACGGATGCTCTGGTCACAACCTGGGTGGAAACCATCACAGCACAGTTTGATTCCCTCTCCTATATGCGGCTAAAGCACAATTATCAGGAAATCCTGCATGATTTTGCAGCACTGCCAAGAAGCAGCAAACCAAAAATCCAGGTGGGAATCGTTGGAGAAATCTACATGAAATATGCCCCCCTGGGAAATAATGAGCTGGAAGACTTTTTGATTCAGGAGGGCTGTGAGCCTGTCGTCAGCGGTGTGCTGGATTTCGGCTTATATTGTCTTGAAAATTCTCTTATTGATCATGAATATTACGGACGCAATAAAAGAAGCTATCGTTTTATCCAGATGGCGGTTAAGCTAATTCAGAATATGCAGAAGAAAGCTATTACAGCTATTCAGAAGCAGGGCATCTTCCGTGCTCCGGATTCCTTTCAAGAAGTCATTGAGAGCAGCGAAGGAATCATCAATCGCGGTACAAAGATGGGTGAGGGCTGGCTTTTAACAAGTGAAATGGTATCGCTCATAAAAAGCGGTGTTAATAACATTGTATGCTGTCAGCCGTTTGGCTGTCTGCCAAACCATATCGTTGCCAAGGGAATGACACGTAAAATAAAGGATAAATATCCAATGGCAAACATCGTAGCGGTTGATTATGATCCAAGTGCCACAAAGGTAAACCAGGAAAACCGTTTAAAGCTGATGCTGAGCAATGCGCGGCTGAGTGAGCGTTTCGCAAAAGAGGATGCTGCATCTGCCGCAAGCGAACCACAGCGCTCACTTGCTAGCTCACGTTCCTATAATTAA
- a CDS encoding type III pantothenate kinase, with the protein MLIVIDVGNTNITIGIYHGDKLIGNYRLTTKMKRTSDEYGFMMMNFLNASRVQPEDIKDVIVSSVVPKIMHSFLNGIRKYMHREPILVGPGIKTGISVKTENPKAVGADRIVDAAGAYFEYGGPCLVVDYGTATTFDYVDAHGNFEYGVITLGIETGAQAMWTQAAKLPEIEIKKPASILTKTTTTSMQAGLVYGYIGQSEYIIKEFKKALNVDMKVIATGGLGKIIYKNTDEIDIYDRNLTFKGLKYIYQKYTAERKK; encoded by the coding sequence ATGCTAATAGTCATTGACGTAGGCAACACGAATATAACCATCGGTATCTATCATGGAGACAAGCTGATAGGAAACTATCGTCTAACAACAAAAATGAAGCGTACAAGTGATGAATACGGCTTTATGATGATGAACTTTTTAAATGCCTCCAGGGTACAGCCTGAGGATATTAAGGATGTCATCGTATCCAGTGTGGTACCGAAAATCATGCATTCCTTTCTAAACGGAATCCGCAAATATATGCACAGGGAACCGATTCTCGTTGGGCCCGGCATCAAAACCGGCATCTCAGTAAAAACCGAGAACCCCAAAGCGGTTGGAGCTGACCGTATCGTGGATGCCGCCGGTGCTTATTTTGAATACGGAGGTCCCTGTCTTGTTGTCGATTATGGTACAGCGACCACCTTTGATTACGTAGATGCCCACGGGAATTTTGAATATGGTGTTATCACGCTGGGAATTGAAACTGGAGCACAGGCGATGTGGACACAGGCTGCCAAGCTTCCGGAAATAGAAATAAAAAAGCCTGCCAGTATTCTTACCAAAACAACGACAACCAGTATGCAGGCCGGTCTTGTATACGGCTATATCGGACAGAGTGAGTACATCATTAAGGAATTTAAAAAAGCACTTAACGTGGATATGAAGGTTATTGCGACGGGCGGTCTGGGAAAAATCATTTACAAAAATACGGATGAAATTGATATATATGACCGCAATCTTACATTTAAGGGTTTAAAATACATCTATCAGAAATATACTGCTGAAAGAAAAAAATAA
- a CDS encoding DUF4004 family protein has translation MEISKKELLKTTGISYGQLYRWKREGLIPEEWFVKRSSPTGQETFFPQDKILKRIHAIQQLKDSYSLEELANILTPEVSNRLFSEEDLEHFDELDVDVAADFMDAMNKDSFVFLEVLVMIALSQAMYETTISPEERTRAIVFLSKKMELLHSADYVLELLQAEDRMYVLLKKEGSDVFVDDALGVVRSIHLNELNNAIKLKYKETFQFTFDEEEMRT, from the coding sequence ATGGAAATATCCAAAAAGGAATTATTGAAGACAACCGGGATATCCTATGGACAGCTGTATCGCTGGAAACGGGAGGGTCTGATTCCGGAGGAATGGTTTGTAAAGCGCTCCAGTCCAACGGGGCAGGAAACCTTTTTCCCGCAGGACAAGATTCTCAAACGCATTCATGCCATACAGCAGTTAAAGGACAGCTATTCGCTGGAGGAGCTGGCGAATATTCTGACACCGGAGGTCAGTAACCGTCTGTTTTCAGAGGAGGATCTGGAGCATTTCGATGAGCTGGATGTCGATGTGGCTGCGGATTTTATGGATGCGATGAACAAGGACAGCTTTGTTTTCCTGGAGGTGCTGGTCATGATTGCCTTATCCCAGGCGATGTATGAAACAACGATTTCCCCTGAGGAACGTACACGTGCCATCGTATTTCTCAGCAAAAAAATGGAGCTGCTGCACAGTGCGGACTATGTACTGGAGCTGCTGCAGGCAGAGGACAGAATGTATGTGCTGTTGAAAAAGGAAGGCAGTGATGTATTTGTGGATGATGCATTAGGTGTTGTCAGAAGTATACATTTGAATGAATTAAACAATGCGATTAAGCTGAAATATAAGGAAACCTTTCAGTTTACGTTCGATGAAGAGGAGATGAGGACATGA
- a CDS encoding GNAT family N-acetyltransferase, with protein sequence MNIIDGTTCLKEVEALIKEYTKMLGRDLSFQHLDEELADLKQKYSGKQGRLLAAVADDGTVAGCVAYHRLCEECCEMKRLYVQESYRTCGIGHKLAEHILALAKKDGYQTMVLDTIEPLQSAVRLYQRLGFQETAPYYNNPMNDVIYMKKNL encoded by the coding sequence ATGAATATCATAGATGGAACGACCTGTCTTAAAGAGGTTGAAGCACTGATTAAAGAATACACAAAGATGCTGGGCAGGGATTTGAGTTTTCAGCATCTTGACGAGGAGCTGGCAGATTTAAAGCAGAAATACAGCGGAAAGCAGGGAAGACTGCTTGCGGCAGTTGCGGATGATGGCACGGTTGCGGGCTGTGTGGCATATCATCGCCTTTGTGAGGAATGCTGTGAAATGAAACGGCTGTATGTTCAAGAGTCATATCGAACCTGCGGCATAGGGCATAAACTGGCAGAACACATCCTTGCTCTTGCGAAAAAGGACGGATATCAAACAATGGTGCTGGATACCATAGAGCCTCTGCAAAGTGCTGTTCGCCTGTATCAGCGCCTTGGATTTCAGGAAACAGCTCCGTATTATAATAATCCGATGAATGATGTGATCTATATGAAAAAAAATCTGTAG